ATCATCTGGATCCAGTTCAGGATCTCTTTAAACCTCTCCGGGGTGGTTAATTGTAAAGCGATCAGGTATACAGCGTTGATGAGAAAAATACTGAAGATGCATAATAACAATGCCAGTATCACAAACCAAAGTGCAGAGATGGCGCCTGTTTCGAAGAAGAGGTATATAAGCACCGGCAGCATCATGGGTACCACTATCTTGGAGATATGGATCACAATGTGCATCATGCGGGATACCACTACGGTTTTATCATTCACCGGCTTGGGCAGGATCACGAAATTATCTTTCACATCTATGAGTACACTGGTAAAGTCTGCGATCAATGTGGTAGACATCATCATCATAAACAACGAGAACCATATCAGCATCTGCAGGAAATGGTCCTTTGCAATAAAGAAAGCATAGAGGTAAAATATGCCCATCACAAAGGACATAATGATCACACTCCAGGAACCGTTCTTGATCTCTTTTTTCTTTTGCTGACGGGCCTGCGTATAAGCAGAAGGCCGGCGGTCATCCATTTTGAGCTTTACTTCCAGGATGGCCCTCAATTGTTCCACATCAACGCCTAAACGCCTCCATACGGGATTCAGCAGGGAAACCAGGTATAAGAAGAATTTGTTCATGATTAACTGTTTTGATTCCCTAATGCATGAATAAATGCATCTGCCGCACCGGAAAAACCTTCCTTGCCGGTAAGGTTTGCAAATACTTTTTCCAGTGTATCCCCTTCAGATTGTTTCAATTGTTCAAACGTACCGTCTGCCACAATACTTCCTTCGTTGATCAGTACAATCCTGTCAGATACTTTTTCTACCACATCCATCATATGAGAGCAATAGAAAATAGTTTTACCTTCTTTTTTCAGCAGGGAGAGTATCTCTTTAACAATGATCACCGCATTGGCATCCAGCCCGGAAAGCGGTTCATCCAGCACTACGATCTGCGGGTTATGCAACAGGCCTGAAGTGATCAGTACCTTCTGTTTCATCCCTTTTGAAAAAGTGTCCATCCGCTGATCTCTGTTTCCCAGCAAGCCAAAAGCATCCAGCATGCGGGTAGCCCGTTCGGTTATAACCGTTTCATCCAGTTTATACAATTTCCCTACGAAGGACAGGTATTCCATGGGTGTGAGCACATCATATATTTCTGCATTCTCCGGTACGTAACCAATGAGGCCTTTAATTGCGAGTGTATCTTTGCGAAGGTCCTGCCCCAGTACGGTCACTTCTCCTTCAAAGTCGCTGAGCAAACCAATCAGTACTTTTACCGTAGTGGATTTACCTGCACCATTCGGACCAATGTAACCAATGATCTGGCCGGGATAAACTTCCAGGTTGATGCCTTTCAGCACCTGCTTTTCACCATAACTTTTTCTGAGATCCCTGATAGAGATAATAGGCTGCATATGTATGATTTTTAAATGGTCAATCCGGCTTCCAGCCAATGCGGTCGCCGAATTTCCCCAGTCCCATCCACTGATTCAATGGCAGGCTGATACCAAGATGATTAAATGCAACGGTCCGCTGATACCAGGATCGTGCAAAGCGTAATTGTAATTTATTCACGATCACGCCAACGCCTAAAGAGAAACCGCTTAATCCCTGTTGGGATACCATGGCCAGTTCCTTTCGCCGCAGGTGATTATAAGCTGCTGTTAATTCCACATACTTCCCTACTTCAAACTGTGCCGCCAGCACAAAGTGGCGGGAGATCTTATCTACCGTACCGCTGCTTCTGTTAGTGGTATCCCCGTTCTCTATGATTGTTCCTTCTTCAAAACCCGGATCTGCATACCGGATATCGAACTGATAAATATGATGCAGGGTAGCGGATAACTGCAAAGGCACATGTTCCAGTTTTTTTGAAATACCCACCTGCAGATCAAAAGGTAAAGGTTCTTTTTCACCGCCACCATAGGCACTCAGCTGTGTACCCATATTCTTTGCCATCAGCCCGGCCTGCCATCCCCTGGCGGTATCCTGGTAGGCAATCCCCACATCTGTACTGATACCGGAAGATTGATACTGCAGGTAACGGGAATGAATATATTTTATACTCAGCCCGTAATACCATTTTTCCAGGTATTTGCGCGAAGCGCTGATCTGCCAGGCAAGATCATTCGGGCGAAAGGTACCCATTACATTCCCTGCTGCATCTGTATGCGTGATATCTCCGTAACCTACATACTGCAAACTGGTGGCAAAGGTTGTAGCCACAGAAGGCACATGAAAAGCAGCCGCTACATGCAGGTATTTCACGCCGGCGAAATAACCGGCATAATTCACCTGCAGCTGTGTATGCATAGAAGGCCTCAACAGTGCGGGATTCAGTAATGCCAGGGAAAGATCATTATTCTGCTGGCTGACGTTCACACCTCCCAATGCGGTGATCTGCGGAGCAGCCGGCAGGTCCAGGAAGGAATAGACGTTTTTTCCACCCAGCACCTGTGCATGAGCGGAGGAGGATAATAACAGTAATATAAACAGGTTGCGGAGCACGAAAATGAAGATACAAATAACAACAATAAAGCCACCCTTGCGGATGGCTTTATTTTAAACCCTTAAACAATCAACATGCGCTCACTTCGCTAAAAGTGAACTTGTGGTAACAAGGTATGCCAGGAATGAATAACCTTGTTTCTATCTCTTTAATAACGCTGTTTCCAGCACTTGGTTCATTTCTTTTACATAATGGAACTTCAATCCTTTGATATACTCAGGATTAATGTCCGTAATATCCTTCTCGTTCTGCCAGCAGAGCACGATCTCTTTGATACCGGCACGTTTGGCAGCAAGGATCTTTTCCTTGATCCCGCCAACCGGCAATACCTGTCCACGTAAAGTGATCTCACCGGTCATTGCCAGGTAAGGTTTCACCCTGCGGCCGGTAAAGCTGGAAACAAGTGCCGTAAGCATGGTAATACCTGCGCTGGGGCCATCTTTCGGAACGGCACCTTCCGGCACGTGTACATGCACATTTTTATGCTGCAGTACTTTCGGATCGATCTTTAAGGCAGTAGCGTTGGATTGTACATAACTGAGCGCGGTAACAGCTGATTCTTTCATCACATTTCCCAGGTTACCGGTAAGTTTCAGTTCTCCCTTGCCATCACTAAGACTGGTTTCAATGAAGAGGATATCTCCTCCCACATACGTCCAGGCTAAACCTACCGCTACCCCTGCAGGATTACCGGTTTTATAGATCTCATTGCTGTATTTGGGTTTCCCCAGTGCTTTATCCGCCCTTTCCTCCGAAATGGTATCTTTCAGCTTTGTGCCCAGGGCCACATCTTTAGCCAGGGAGCGCATGATAGCAGCAAACTGGCGGTCCAGTTCCCGCACACCGCTTTCCCGGGTGTAATCAGCAATGATCTTTTCGATCACCTTATTGGCAAAAGTGAATTTATAATCCTTGAGGCCATGTGCTTCTTTCTGTTTAGGGATCAGGTGACGTTTGGCGATCTCCACTTTCTCTTCAATGGAATAACCGCTCAGGTCAATGATCTCCAGCCTGTCGCGCAGGGCCAATGGTATTGCATTGATATTGTTGGCGGTGGCGATGAATAATACCTTGCTGAGGTCATATTCCAGCTCCAGGTAGTTATCGTAGAAGGTACCGTTCTGTTCAGGGTCCAGTACTTCCAGCAGTGCGGAAGCCGGGTCTCCTCTGAAATCGTTCCCTACTTTATCTATTTCGTCCAGGATCATCACCGGGTTAGAAGATTTTACCTTGCGGATGGTTTGCAGGATCCTGCCCGCCATAGCGCCAATGTAAGTTTTCCGGTGCCCCCTGATCTCACTTTCGTCATGCAGGCCACCAAGACTTAAACGGGCATATTTACGGCCAATGGCATTGGCAATAGAACGCCCCAGGGATGTTTTACCGATACCGGGAGGGCCTACAAAACAAAGGATGGGTGATTTCATGTCCCCTTTCAGTTTCAGTACGGCCAGGTATTCAAGGATACGTTCCTTGATGCGATCCATGCCATAGTGATCGTTATCCAGTACTTTTTTGGCTTTCTTCAGATCGTAACTGTCTTTGGTGTATTCTGCCCAGGGCAGGTCCAGCATCAGGTCCAGGTGATTGTACACCACGGAATAATCCGGTGTGCTTGGATGCATCCTTTCCAGTTTCTCAATGCCTTTGGTGAAAAGTTCTTTTGCAGCTTCCGGCCATTTTTTGAGTTCGGCCTTGCGTTGCATCTCTTTCACTTCGCGGTCGTTAGAGTCTCCGCCCAGTTCATCTTTAATGGATTTCAGCTGCTGTTGCAGGAAGTATTCCCTTTGCTGTTTATCCAGGTCTGCCTTGGTTTTATTATTGATCTTGTTCTTCAGTTCTGCCAGTTGCAGTTCTACCTGCAGCAATTTCATCAGCAGCTCTGCACGAACGCGCAGGTTATTGATCTCCAGGAGTTGTTGCTTTTCCTTTACATCGCTGTTGAGGTTGGAAGAAACAAAGTGGATCAGGAAAGGGGCGTTCTCGATATTCTTCAGGATCATGCTGGCCTCTGAAGGAATATTGGGTGATAACTGGATGATCTGCGCTGCCAGGTCTTTAATGGAAGAAACGTAGGCATCAAATTCAGAATCATTTTCATCCACTTCATCGCTTAGCAGTTCGTAACGCGCTTTGAAGTAAGGATCTTCCGTCACTATATCCTTGATCTTAAAGCGTTTACGCCCCTGGATAATGATAGTAGTGCCTCCGTCCGGCATTTTGATCAGTTTCACGATCTTGGCCACGGTACCCACATCACTGAGATCGGTTACACCGGGCTCTTCTATGTTACTGTCTTTTTGCGCTACAACACCAATCATTTTGTCAGTCTTGTAAGCGTCATTTACAGCCTTTATGGATTTATCTCTCCCAACGGTAATTGGTAAAACTACTCCGGGAAAAAGTACGGTATTGCGTAGTGGTAACAGGGAAAGTTCTTCAGGGATCTTGTCATCCTCCATCCCCTCGCCATCTTCGTTGAGGGGGATGATAGGCATAAATTCCATCTCTTCTTCCGAATTGCCTAAGAAAAATGTGTTCATCTGTCAGTTTTAAGTCCGGGGACAATATGTCAGTACGTTGGCTCAAATCACCCCCAATTAGATAGTATAGCTATATAGTCAACTTTAATGCCATGATCCGGGATATAAAAAAAGAGGATACCCTTGCAGGATATCCTCTATATGTCAGATGTAGGTTGAAAACTATAAGGTGATACCAACACCCAGCTGAATGGCCTGGTTTTTCCATTTACTGGGATCAGTGGCACCAGCTACCGTAACATCGTTCACATTTGAAAGACCGATCACGTAACGGGCACTGATATTTACGATGGGTAATTGCAGCCAGAGACCACCAACTGCGGAAAAGTCACCGCTTTTAAATGCCTCTTTACCTTCCTGGAACACATTTTTCTTTTTGCTGGTGAGGATGCTGAATTGCGGACCTACCTGCAATTTGAAACGGGGAGACCCCAGATCAATGTTTGCCAGGATGGGAATGCTGAGATAGTTCAATTTGGGTTTGGTTTCTTTCAGGTTATCGTATTCATTATCCAGTTCAAATTCAGAAGTGTTCTTTACTTCTGCTTTGGTGGAAGAGAAAACCAATTCCGGTTGGATACCAAATCCTTTTACAAGATTAATTTGCGCAAAAGCACCCAGGTGATAACCAAGTTTGAAGGCTTCGTCATAACCGGTTCCGTCAATCTTTCCGAGGTTAGCTCCTCCTTTAATACCGAAGCGTAATAATTTTTGGGCGTTGGCGGTGGATACGGTTACACATGTAATGACTGCCAGGGCGAAAAACAGTTTTTTCATATTGGTTTGTTTAATGTCCTAATAAAATGACTCCTATAATAGACGCAGGAAATATTCCTGACCCCTATTACACATACAAAAGGCATGCTAGAATTCTATAAAGTAACGCTGACGCTGGCTGTAAAGTATCCGGTAATGGCGTTATCCTCTCCCTGCAGGAGTTTGAAGGCGGTGTAAGATGGGGAAACAGTGACCCTTCCGATGATGTAGGACAATCTCACACCAAGGTCCACTGCTCTTGGTTGAAAACCTGTTTTGTCGCTGATCGTAGCTTCCCTGTTGCGGCGCTTGATCAGTTTAGAGCGGGATACGTATTGAAAACTTTTGAGGTTGCTGTAGTAATGTGCGGTACCTGCGGTAAAAGAGGCTACAGG
This DNA window, taken from Chitinophaga niabensis, encodes the following:
- a CDS encoding ABC transporter ATP-binding protein; translated protein: MQPIISIRDLRKSYGEKQVLKGINLEVYPGQIIGYIGPNGAGKSTTVKVLIGLLSDFEGEVTVLGQDLRKDTLAIKGLIGYVPENAEIYDVLTPMEYLSFVGKLYKLDETVITERATRMLDAFGLLGNRDQRMDTFSKGMKQKVLITSGLLHNPQIVVLDEPLSGLDANAVIIVKEILSLLKKEGKTIFYCSHMMDVVEKVSDRIVLINEGSIVADGTFEQLKQSEGDTLEKVFANLTGKEGFSGAADAFIHALGNQNS
- the porQ gene encoding type IX secretion system protein PorQ; the encoded protein is MLRNLFILLLLSSSAHAQVLGGKNVYSFLDLPAAPQITALGGVNVSQQNNDLSLALLNPALLRPSMHTQLQVNYAGYFAGVKYLHVAAAFHVPSVATTFATSLQYVGYGDITHTDAAGNVMGTFRPNDLAWQISASRKYLEKWYYGLSIKYIHSRYLQYQSSGISTDVGIAYQDTARGWQAGLMAKNMGTQLSAYGGGEKEPLPFDLQVGISKKLEHVPLQLSATLHHIYQFDIRYADPGFEEGTIIENGDTTNRSSGTVDKISRHFVLAAQFEVGKYVELTAAYNHLRRKELAMVSQQGLSGFSLGVGVIVNKLQLRFARSWYQRTVAFNHLGISLPLNQWMGLGKFGDRIGWKPD
- the lon gene encoding endopeptidase La; protein product: MNTFFLGNSEEEMEFMPIIPLNEDGEGMEDDKIPEELSLLPLRNTVLFPGVVLPITVGRDKSIKAVNDAYKTDKMIGVVAQKDSNIEEPGVTDLSDVGTVAKIVKLIKMPDGGTTIIIQGRKRFKIKDIVTEDPYFKARYELLSDEVDENDSEFDAYVSSIKDLAAQIIQLSPNIPSEASMILKNIENAPFLIHFVSSNLNSDVKEKQQLLEINNLRVRAELLMKLLQVELQLAELKNKINNKTKADLDKQQREYFLQQQLKSIKDELGGDSNDREVKEMQRKAELKKWPEAAKELFTKGIEKLERMHPSTPDYSVVYNHLDLMLDLPWAEYTKDSYDLKKAKKVLDNDHYGMDRIKERILEYLAVLKLKGDMKSPILCFVGPPGIGKTSLGRSIANAIGRKYARLSLGGLHDESEIRGHRKTYIGAMAGRILQTIRKVKSSNPVMILDEIDKVGNDFRGDPASALLEVLDPEQNGTFYDNYLELEYDLSKVLFIATANNINAIPLALRDRLEIIDLSGYSIEEKVEIAKRHLIPKQKEAHGLKDYKFTFANKVIEKIIADYTRESGVRELDRQFAAIMRSLAKDVALGTKLKDTISEERADKALGKPKYSNEIYKTGNPAGVAVGLAWTYVGGDILFIETSLSDGKGELKLTGNLGNVMKESAVTALSYVQSNATALKIDPKVLQHKNVHVHVPEGAVPKDGPSAGITMLTALVSSFTGRRVKPYLAMTGEITLRGQVLPVGGIKEKILAAKRAGIKEIVLCWQNEKDITDINPEYIKGLKFHYVKEMNQVLETALLKR
- a CDS encoding porin family protein, whose protein sequence is MKKLFFALAVITCVTVSTANAQKLLRFGIKGGANLGKIDGTGYDEAFKLGYHLGAFAQINLVKGFGIQPELVFSSTKAEVKNTSEFELDNEYDNLKETKPKLNYLSIPILANIDLGSPRFKLQVGPQFSILTSKKKNVFQEGKEAFKSGDFSAVGGLWLQLPIVNISARYVIGLSNVNDVTVAGATDPSKWKNQAIQLGVGITL